The region CATAGTAACAGCAGCTactaaaaaggaaatatttgctgTTTGTGTTTGCATACAGCCAAACAGTACTTGTAATGTACCAGAACACATCATCAGTTAGGAAAATGCTACAGATTACTTGAGTACTTCTATTTCAGTAGTGTTTATTACTTAGAATAAGAAAGACTGACACCAGTTCCAAAAACCAGCCTTTTCAGATTTTGCTCAGTGACAAAGTCTTGGGCATTTcactttttgctgttgttttatcaGACAGGACAAAGTACAAAGACTACTGATCAGACCTCCGTTggtcttccttctttcttctattCTTCAAATCTTTCTCCAACACCCAAtagtgggggggaggggggcagggagAACAGAACCACTGGTCTTTAATACAGATTTTATGAGTCATTTCCCTAAATGGAAGTGAGTTTTTCAGTGGTCAAAAAAATCATCAGTGCTGAAGTCTCTTGTGCTCATAAGAACTGTTCCTGACAAATTAAAGTCATGATTGGTTTCTCCTGTATTATATACTCAGAATTATGAAGTTTCCCCAAACAggacaacatttttttccattacaaaagCACTCCAAATGCCACAGCTCAGGTTGTTATTGCATTTACGTGTAACAACTTTCTCCCTCCCAAGTAATGAAAAGTTTTCCAAGGAAACAGACTTGATTTTGAGGAGAGCAACTCAAATGGAAAAACAGGGTATTTTTGCTTCCTTGACTAAAGCCCAGAAAGCAATGTGGAATACCACTGAGCCTCCTGCTACAAGCCAACAGTTCTGTACTGGGCTATTTTTGAGGATTTTAGAAATTTGTAGTTAAAATTTACTGTCAACTGCAAGTGATACAACCTCTCAGTTCTGCAAAACTGATGAGCAATGTAATAGGTCCTACAGAAGAACAGCTGTGACTAAGCCAACTAACACTAATTAAGTGATCTTTGACCTACTAAGGTAGGCTAGCATAACATCCAGCTTAATTATTCATACCTTACTACTTGATATGAGTTGTACCGGACCTTGCCCCTATTGTCTGACAGCAGAAATGTAGGTGAGAGTTGTCTCTTTCTTCTACAATAGTTCCTGTAGCTGACTATTCCCTATCAAAATTAACACACAATCTGAGAAGTCTGCCTAAGGTAAGTCTGTTCTGTTGTGTTACACattcaacaaacaaacatctgATTTGCTACATTTGgtagttgtttgtttgttttttatttgcattttatcttgttttgcttCTCAGTTTTGGCCAGCAGTGATACAGAACCATCACCAGCATTTCAGCAGGAATTAAGAAAAGACATTTATTCCAGGAAAACATGACATGATAGTATATTCAGTATGAGATACAAAATATGCGTGAGGAAATATACTAATGTTCTGCACGTACATTTTGCACTTCCACAGCAAAATACTGGTCTCCATTCAAGTCTACGATATTGATCTTTATCATACAATTTCACCTTCCAGAATTCAAGAAGCTGAAATTCATCTGACACACACAACACAACATTTTCACACGTTACCTACTAAGGTAAACAAAGGCACTCACATACATAACACTACAGTTTGCCACTACTTACACACCTCAGTTAGCCTCAAGCGGCAAATACGCCACAAGTCCTTATCTAGattgacaaaaaaaattcttctccttACAAAGTAGTAAAATTTAGGACAGCcacttttctccatctttccaAAGTGGACACAGAAATTAGATGGCACACTAGGCCTTAGaaatttttaatcattattcCACGCAGATTTACCACTTATTTGTATGTCAGTATTGTATACCAGCACAAGTATGCTGGAATATAAAAATTTGGCACACTGACAGTCCTTTCCAAAAGTATGCTATAATTTACATTAGCAACAAAGCATTAGGAAATGAATGATACATAAACTAACAAGACTAAAAGAGGATGAGGCAATGGTAATAAGTGGTTGCTTTTATGATGTAGGCAACGTAACTTGCTTACTGCCTCTTCTTGATAGGCAGCATTCTGTAACGCTCCTGGCAAAGTTTGcctcagaaggaaaatgtggagaaaagaaggaaaaccaaTGGGCAAATATcatcctcaaaaaaaaaaaaaagaccagctTAGCTGGCTATGAAACAACTGAATGGTGGATGTACAATTTGGAATTCACAGCCCCAACATAACAGCAGCATTAAGAGCTATGCAACAGAGCACTTCAAAAGCCTAAAGCAGTAGTTGCACAAGTACAAACTAGTTGGCAAACAGTACTTATTTTAGAATCTGTATTTCTAATAGATTTGAGACAGCAAAATGGTGTAAGAGAGGCAGATTACAACAGTAACAAGAGGTATGAGGATAACTGTAGTATAGATAGAGGAAGAGGAGTAGGTCATGCCAGGTCAGACCACCTCAACTTCATTCAACTGCTAAATGTATGAATCATCTCCACTGTGCAGCAGACAATAACATTATAAGAGTATGTGGTCCACCTAATATGTACAAATAAGTCAGATTTTTAACAGTGTACATAGCAAAATCATAAGATTCCTATAGGAGGAATGCATTCCAAATACAATTTTCAACATTCAAGCTAAAATTCAGTTCCACTATATTCACTCTCAACTAATAGAGGCACTGTCCTCATCAAGTCCAGCAGATCAACATCAAGAAACCTGCAACAGAGACAGCTCATGGACAATCCAGGACCCATGTTATATGTATTTCAGGAGTACATCAAATGTGCTTCAAAATTACACTGGACCTCAATCAACAGTTGAAGGTATGCTCCAAATCAAACACAACCCAAGACTGTGCACTAAGTTCACTCCTcaacaaagagaaagcaagggATGTGTGAACAATTAGAAGGTTCACTTCAAAAGCATATTTTCAGTCTGGGAGAATCTATGTTCGTACTTCAGAACGTCTGCCTGGCCCAGTCTTCCTTACAGACACCACTACAATACAATAAGTAGGAAAATCTCATAGTACGTATCAGTAACCCTCTCAACTTACCACTTTCAAGCCCATCTATACAGCTTTTCACCTTTTTACAAAAGGCGATTGACTAAATTCAGCAGAGATAACAGAGATATCACCCTTCCCTATGAATCGGATAGAACAAACCATCAGCAATAGTTTAGGATCTTGTTGTTTCCACTCCCAGGCAAACAATGTAACATAGCAAATTCCAAGAAGCCCTGTGTTGCTCACATTTTATGTATGTTATATGACAAAGTTACCTCACTTCAGAAACCTCTGAAGATACCACCTGTATGAAAGGAATTAGGTAAAATAACACTAGGTCATTGCTTAACTACAGGAATGTTATTACTTAAGTCTATTGAGTAAGTCCATTTCACCATCGCTGTTTAGCACCAGGATCAGGTTATAGCAATTACACGATATCTAACTGTACGCGCCAGGTCTTTAGCACACGGCCAGCGACCGAAGTCCAAGATCTGCCAGAATCACACAAGGACTGAGCATGGAGCATCTTCTCCACCCATCACACGTTCTGGTACCTGAGTGCTCCCCAGGGGCCAGCAAACACCtgtcccagcacacacacatacacacacacacaggtgaGACGCCCTCACAGGTAACCCAAGCAGGCACTATCTCTGCTACAGCTGTCAGCGTGCCCTGCTGCCCGTGTATGGCACCCGCACCCGTTACTACCTGTGCAGACAGGACAAACCTAAACGTTTAACTCTTTCTCAGCACGAGCTCACAGACgggaaaactgagaaaacaaatacaacttGAGCAGCGGAGCCGGGGTGTGCACCACGGGCAAGGGCAGCGGATGCCGCCTCCTCCACAGGATACGGTCCCGAGGGCGGAGGCAGCGGGCTCTGCGGCAGGGAGAGCCCTGGGCCTGGCCGCCGGGCCCCGTTCCGTCCTGCTCGGCCCCGCGCACCACCGCAGCtcgcccccggccccggccctcCGCACGCCGCGCCCCCGCCCAGCTCACCCGTGCTGGGCCGCGGCCCGCCGCTTGttgagcaggcagagcagcgCGCAGGCGGCGGCCGTGCCGCCGACGATGGCGGAATGGCGCACGGTGAGGTACTTGCTGTAGGCAGCCATGGCGCGAGTGCAGCCGCAGAGCCGCAGCCGAGCCCAGCCGTTCCGAGAGGGCGCAGGGAATGCCGGGACGAGGGGCGGGGCACGCCCGGCCTCGCCTCCGCCGGCCGGAGGGAGATTGTGTGCCTGTCAGTGTACGCTGTCAGCGCCGTGCCGGGGCtcgcctggggggggggggaaggcagcGGCTTGTGCAACGGGGACTGCTGGAGGGGGGCGGTCAGCGCTCCCTCCCGTCTTCCCGCAGCGGTAGCgcccccgcgccgctccgcgaGCAGTGGATTAAAGGCGACGGGCGAGCGGGCGCCTCTGAGGGGCAGTGAGGGCGCCCAGTGCCCGGCTCCCGTCTTCTCCCTGCGGCGTCTCGGCCTGGCGGCTCCTGTCTGCGCGCGCGCGGCTCGCTGTGCAGCTGTACGCCCAGTGTGAGTCCCCAGTGTCATACATGGGTAAAGGCAGCACAAAATAAGCCTTTCAGGAAGACTTTCACGTCAGTTTTGCCATACTGTCTTTCTTTTAGGGCCCTGAGAGGAGCTGCCAAGCTTAACTTTCAACACAGAGGAACATGTTCCTAGCGTGACTATAGAAAAGCCGCCCCTGCCCGGGCAGAGCCGCACGGCCCGCCCCCGCGGAACCTGTTCTACCCGTAGGTGCCTTTCCTTCGCCGTTCGCCAGGCCGAGCTGTCCCAGCGCAAACACCCGGGCCAGTATCACTGTCGTCGCACCAGGGGCAAGTTTGTCTCTTGGTGCCGAAGCTGCGGTCTCAAAACATCCAATTGTTCGCATGTTCTAGAGCACTGGAGAAAGGGCTGTGAGTTCGAGTTCTCTGGTACTGGAGTGTGTCTCTTGGACAGTTGGTAATCgctctgctttaaagcatcagtACATTGCTGTTTGGGGAGGAACTGTGGTAAAGTATTCCACGTGTATTCTGATCCTCTGGAAGATATGCATCAGAATCACAAAACATTATGAAGTTTATTGTGTATGAAAATTCTGCTCTCTATATTGCCCAGAGTTGAAGGCCCTATCTTGGTGggtgtttgttgggttttttgtttgtttgtttgtttttgaaattttAGATATTTTGACAGCAGGTAAATGTGAAAAGCTAAAGCTAGGTAATATCCTCACCAAATAAAATTTCTTATGTTCAAAtcattatgaaaatgaaagtcTAGAAATTTTCTTTGAGGTACAGTTTTGCTGGCACTCTTCATCTCTGTCTGTGCTGGGATCAAGAACAATGTAATGTTGTGACTTTTTACAAATCCTCTTCCCTCCGTAAGCTTAGGTTGGTCGTACCCTTCCTCTGAACTATCTTTCAAATATAGCCCAACTCTGTGTACAATGTTCATCTATTTAGGCCATGCTGACCTTTGTTGTTTGCATGACTTGTGCTCTGCTATGATTATCTTCTGTCCTTACCCCACTTTTTGAGTTTACCCAGTACCATATCCCGTATTCCATTCATCTTCTACCTTGTctttaaataatttcacaaaTGCCTGCCATCTTCTAGGAAACTTGTCTCGTGCATCGAGTTCTCTCACTGTTTAATCAACTGTCTTCATTGTTCAGTGTTGctttttatcaaaaaaaaaaactttgtagTGGAACTAATAAACGGGCACTTAGTCCAAAACAAGAGGTTTTAATTGATCTGTTATTTCATCGGTTTCCAACAACGCTCGCGGGTGAGTATATTTGTGGTAAAATCACCCACACTGATCAAATGCTTCCGTGACAGAAGTTCCTTCTTTGTTCTTCAATTTGAGatctgctgcatttcagtacTCCACACGTTGTGGTCACTTTGTGTTCTCGGCATTCTTGGTACAAGTCATCTGGAAGAATTTTCCAGGGTAGCAGGTAATGACAACATTAGTTCGAGTGTATCTCAAATGTAAAAGCCGGAgcttagaagaaaagaaagcaaactacCAAGAGTGTCATCTCTATTAATGATGGCATGCGTAGCTTCCCTGAAGAAGCAAGATCAAATTGAGACCTGTGCTTTTGATATGGTTAATGGTATAGTTCAAACTTCTCATTAGCTATGTAAAAACATTCATATTGAGAAAGCCATTTAAACTTGGGACTGTGCTATGGAAGACTGAAATGTCTAGGAATAGAAAAGCATATTTACTATTAAAGTCTCAAATCCAGTAATTGAAATAAGGCGACCTCATAACAGCAATATTAGGTTGTGGTCTGTTATCTGAAATGTTAAGCAGAAGTACCCACCTAAGCACTTCCCAGCCCAGCTGGCTGCTCTCCATACAGGGTGCCATATTTTCAGTTATGCTGGTTTATGAAACCAGattatgaaataatttagaaaattaaCATTGGAGGACAGATAAAAGTTGgcagcttttaatttttaacctAGATCCACTCCCTGACAATTTTTGCAGTGCAACTCCTGAAATACTTGATTGGGCAAAATATGTTGTGCTTTAATTTCACAATAAGTGAAATGTCTGTTTAATAAAAAGCAGTGGTAAAACTGCTAAACAGTTTAGATTCTCAAGTCATATCCTCACTCAATATCGATTTCAGTCTGTTGAGTTTTAGGGAACAGTTTTAAGACAGGAATATTAGAAACTTGTATGGAGTATTTTGTCCAACTAGAAACCATGTGAATACATCTAGTTTAAATGGAGTCTGGATTAACAAATGAGAAGATGctctgatttgttttttcttagaACAGGAAGAACCTGTATTATTTGCTGTTGGCACTTGGCATACAACAACCAGCTAGTTTCTGAGAACAACATATctaataattaaatgaaaaccatGTTGTTTATTGTAGGCTCAGTGTAACATTAATAGCAGGGAGAGCAATTTGCAAGTGTTGTGAAAGGTAGCAGAGAAATGAAACTAATTTATGTAAGTTGATGTAAGCTGTAAGGTGCAAATTATATTGTGTGTGTAAGTTAAGTTTGAAAGTAGTTTGTATGGTGCTGGTGTCCATTCTGTAGACTTGCACTTGCCTGATATGTAAGTTCATATAAATTCAGCAAGATTGTTCACTTGTTTGATGTTACTGTGATACTTGAAAACTTACTTGTACTAACTAGTAGAGCAAGGACAGTTCCAGAGACTGATATGGTGCCTTCTGTCAAATCTGTGTTCCGACTTCGGTTTATCCAGCCACTTTCAGTTTACGGTTTTAGAATTTGAAATAGCTTGCAGGGAGATCAATGAATACTCTACTAATGCAGGCAACAGTGTTAAATGATAAGGTtttgccagctctgctgaagtccTGTGCCAGAGTATTAATTTCTTGCATGATTTttaacagaaggaaatgatTCATCTGAAGCTGAGCTACGTTTCATTTTTATCCATGTATATATGTGTGACAAACAAAGATACGGATTATTCCAGAGAAAACTTTCTCAATATAACTAATACCAACCAGATGGAACCATTTCATGTTTAGCCATTTCACATGACTTGAAACACCAGTGTGGGTGAAGTAATCTGGATATGCTATCTGGCACTCAAAAAGCACACCTTCACCTCCCTGAAATATATCCCAATTATGCCATGAGTTTTGTCTGCAGAGTGGGGCCTCTGCATTGAAATAGATGTAAACTTTATTTGATCTGcagaacagagagagaagggctTCCACTTCTTCATTCTTTGCTGCTCTTGCCCTTTTCCTACCCACCTCCTGCAGGGCCCCAGGAATTTAAGATTGGGAAGGTAGTCATTCTGGACAGAAAGTTAGATATGTGAATATGGTGAGATCGTAATGGAAAGATGTCTTCACTGTGCTGTTCACAGTGATATTTAGAATGCTGATATTTCTATCATGGATCACTATCATTGGACCACCTGTGTGAAATAAATGTAGTATTAGGTTTTTCCTCCAAAATCCAGTTCTCTGCTTTCATTAAGTGCCAGTTAGTTTTTCATCCTTCATTTGCCCATCTTCTCTTCGTACCGGGTGAGGTAGGTATAAAAATGGTTCCTGTtcagcatatttatttttttccccaggtaaATCAGAACTCGGTTTCACCTGATAGCTTCTAGAGATGCAAAAGCTGTGTTATATCACTGCTCAACATTTATTTCTAActaattttaaatactgtataattttatgttttgttaGACACAAAATAGAAGGCCAGAAATAATCCGTTTTGATTTTCTATCATACTTAGAATAatgtttacaagaaaaaaatgatccttttttccatcaaaaaatgagaaagaaggaagtttTTAACCGAAACCTGAATTGTTACGCTTTATTTCTAACATCAGTAGTGTAGAAAGAATACTAAAGTAGTACAAGAAAGATTTTAATACTTTGTGTGTAGTTCTATTTCCTTAGTTAATTACTACAAGATATTAGTAATGAGAGTCCAATTTTTTTACTCTCTGCTGAACTGCTCCTTGTCAATATTTCTGAAAACCACTGTCACCTACATTGAACTTCCATCCTTGATGAATATTGCATTTTTTAGTCATTGTTTTCTGAGTCAATATAgttcagatctttttttttttattagatttTCTCCTCCATATGCAATACTTTTTGGAgaatttttcttattgtttcttATTATTGAGCACTTTTTGCTGCTCAGTTACCATTTTGCTACACACTCACCTTGCTGAAACAAGATAGATAATGGAGGAACAATGTGGTAACTGAAGTGGGTTTCTGGAGTTGGATTCCCATCTCCACCCGTTGTTTCACAAGCTGGCAATTTTTATAGCAACACTTCCAATTAGATATGTTAGAGACACTGGACAGTCTCTGAACCTAATGGCTTACACACTAACAAGCCATACACAATATCCTCATAGTGTTATTGAAtaaacttttcacttttttcctcaaCACTGCCAAATTACTGacttttgaaaaacagatttctgtgcCTTTTCTGACAGTTCTTGacctggagctgcctgcagagctggagatACCATCATTAAATGTGCTTGAATCTCTCAGTTCTTGCTAAGGAAAGTATATCAACCTATAAAGTAATCATGCACAACTTTCCTTACATGCACAAGATTTCCTTACAGATGACATTTCTCAGTCTCTGCATCCTTCCTCCCTGCAGACTGAATAGTCAGTTATCTGTTAATCAGATACTACACAAACTCAAAGGCTTTTCCTATAATGGTTGTGCCACATCAAAACACAGGTGGGCACAGGAACTGAGCATAGGTAACAGTGGTTGGCTGTAAGAATAATCCTATTGATCTGAACAACTGGAGAATAAAACCAGATGAGGGATGAAAGAAACACATTAAGATGAGGCAATACTGAGaccagaagagaaataaatcactTAAGAAGAAGTCAGCAAAGAAAGGCTACATAAACTGAGGTGTCTTAGCACTAGAGTATGTAGAGAGGGAAGCCGAGACACCCTGATCAGGAAGCCAGTGGAAGAAAGGTTTGGAGACCAGTTGAGCAAGGAGATTAGAGGGGCTGAACAATGATTCTGGTATTGGGAGGGGATCAAACGGTTGGGCAAGAAGATCAGACTAAGTGTGTGTTACAAAACAGTAGGATGACACTGAGATAAGGTGGTAAACAGAAAGGAGGGATTTTGGGTTAGTTgactggaaaggagaaaggttGAAAGAAGGTACTTACATTTAGTAAGATATAAGATGGAACTGTCTGGACAAGGAATCTGTGGCACCTGAGCTAACAATTTCTGGTAGAGATGTGGTAGGTCACTTGACAGGAAGTGCACGTGCAGTTCTTGCATGAAGCTGTACTAGTCAGTAGATCAGGACTGTCTAGGTAAGCAAGCTGTTGCCTACAGGACTGCTCTGTCatatattacaaaatattttgggaGACAACATATGAGGTAGGTGACAATGGGAAGCAAAATAATAGTTCTGCGGCTAAGGCAGCTAAATGGTGACCTGAAGTACCACTGACTGCTACAGAACCAATACAGGATGCTGCACCAGGATAAGCACACAAAGTTGGTCATTaagtgcattttccttttttaagaaTACATGTATTAGAGATGCATTTGCAGAAGTGTTTTGTGCTGCTAAGTAGTTGCAATTAAGTGGAGCTTTCTTTGAACACAATTGTTTTTTATACAATCAGCatttaataatgcatttttaaattttacataCTATTTGAATGGCATTCATTAAGACTAGAGTTGAATAGTGATTACAGGTGAATTTTTCAAATGAAGTCTAAATAACTGCTTATTCACTGACTGAGACATCAATAGAGTGGTAAAAATGTATGAAGCCATGTAATTAAATGGTGCATCCTGCCATAGCCTCAATTCAGGACTCTTGTGCAGTTTTAGACCACCTCTGTGGCAGATTTATTCAGCACTATTCCATGCATGCAGAATCCAACTACTTTAATTAGCAACATTTTCGGGGGGAgaggagaacaagaaaaaatctaggaaaaaacagaggaaaaacccagggggaaaaaaaaccacaagacTGGGGGCAATGACAGGGGGCTTTCTagtgctctgcagctcacaCTGACCTCCAGTAGTTGTCATAATTGAGGTGCTGGTGTAGAACTGTAATCGGTGTATAGATGAGATCtagttgctttctttcttttaaagcatttgaaTTCATTCtcaaatttgaaaagaaatgcactaGTAGCAGAGTAAGAAGCAACAAAGAAAGGTGTGAATCATGAATGACTGATGACTTGTCAAATGACAGGAAATAATTCAACTGAGCTGTACAGAAAGTAGATGAGTAGTGGATCTTGGAATTTGATTGAGGAAAGCAAGAGAGACTTCATTATTTGTTAAAGATCATAAAATCACAATGAACAAGACTGGAAGTTACCTTTAGAACCATTGAGATTGACTTCAGCAAAGATGGTATAGAAGGAGAGGCATGAGAAAGATcggggaaaaggaaaataaccttGTTAACTTGGTGAACCTCAGAGTTGTATGGAAGAGTTAGGAAGAAACGCATTCCTAATAAATAGTAGAATAGGTAACAAAATGTGTAATTTTGTGTGTAAAAATCAAAAATATGATACAAGTATGCTTTTGTTAATTATGGTatcaggaaaagcagagaaggcagaaggTGGGCCCCTGAGGAATATGAACAAAATTGGAAACTGTTCAAGAAATACAGAACGTGCCACAGAGACACATAGAAAGAGTGCTGGTATAGCACTGCTATAGCTTTTGTTTCTACTGTAAAAGAACTTTACTACTACACATTACTACTATTACTACCACTTACTAATATTGAATATATTGCTACTAAGATATGTTAATAATGTCTTTATTGCAAATTAATATTACATATTGGTACTATTGATAATTATGTGATGCTACTGACATTGTATTTAACAACAGATATTGAGTTATTTAGATTACTAGTGCCCAAGACAGCATTTGCAGTCAAACATGCATTAACTTGTACAGCAGCTGGAGATACTGCTTACATGGTTTCTAGTATAGCTCATGCCCACAGAAAATTGTAATTTGAAATGGAATTCATCATTGAAAAAGTGTACAAAGCTGTCCAAATATATTGCCCATCAGGACTGTTACCCTCATACTTTATGGGCTGGTACTTTATCCGTTTAAAAAACTGAAAGTTTCTGTGGGCACAAATACACacatatgcatgtgtgtataaaAATTATACGCACAGATACATAGCCAAACTTTTTCTCTATTggtagagaaaataaattaatcctctttcatacaaaaaataaatagggaaaaataaatagggAAGTTTTATCCTATTccaacagaaagaaatcttaTTACTCTTCAGCCTTAAGGCACAAAGTTATGTGTCTAACCAACGTGAGAAAACTCTGTTCCTTCCTACGTAGAGCTACACCCTCAGCCACAGCTGAAAGCTCGTCCTCTCCTGCCTGCCAGCTAGGGCAGAGTTTATAGGGTAGGGCAGGATTCTTTGCTCCAGCTCAGCAAGACTGAACCCACAGAATTCATCTTAATGCAGAatatataaatagaaaacacaCAGTTTAACTATTAAGTAAATCACCATCCAAATTACATCACTGCAAGTCAGATGTAATCTGCCAATTTGCCCTCTTATCTGAAGATGAGAGTGAGTTTTTACCACATGTAAGGGCAAGTTTGCATGCTATCATCACATATTAGTTAATGCATTGAATGTTCACACCCTAATTGATCTCTTGCTAACTTGGGAATAGCACAAACAGGCAGCCAAAGTGAGCAAATACAAAATATGGACCATGCCTCTAATAATTGTCTATGTTAACTAAGCCAAAAGAAACTAATTCTATCCTCCTGGTTCTTTTCCTAAACTTTCTTGTGTCATACGTTTGTCCTTCAAGTACCCCTGTGTCATAATCTTTAAGCGTATTAGATTTTCAACATCTGAAATTGTAAATCAGGATTGACTTACGTGATGATCTGAATAAATCAGAAGCTGTTATGTTGTTCCTGTTGTACTGTTGAAATACCCTTCAGTCCAGAAAGCTCTACAGGTCTGAAAAGGGTGAATAAAATTGCTAGAAGCAAGCATTAGATCAGGACATGTAAGTACTGAGCAGTCCTTGTAGGCAGTTTGCAAAGGTTACTTCAGACACCACTGAAACGTCTGTTTCTCAAGAGGATGTTCAACAGCCTTGTCTTTGCCGTTGCACATTGAAGCAGCTGTTCCACTTATTGGTGGGCCTTTGCTTCTTCAGAAACgtctcttattttttctttcacattaagGAAAATCTGAAGCTTCTGTTAACAACAGAAACAAGGCTTTCGCAGTATAGCACATCCACTGCATATGCATGTGCTGCTGGGAAGTCAGCATGTGTGAGGAAAAGATTGAATATGTGAATAAAATAGGGTTTTATGGGCAGCAGTGCACTGTGACTTCTGCCTTCcataaagaaaggaaacaaagaagtaaCCAAAACCTCAGAAGAGCAAGAAGGGTTAAAACAAGCAATAAAAGtcaagggaaggaggaaagagaaaaggaaggaggttCCTACAATTCAAATTTAAAACCATTATTTCCTAGAAATTCCAGAGATGGATAATGGGACCTCCCAGTTACAATAGCAAGCCATGGATACCAAGTTTATTCACTTGTGGTTACCTAAAAGCTATACTTCGCTGGTTCAATATACGTAACTTACCTTTCAGACTCTCGAGTGTGAGAATAGGGGGTACAAATGCTCAGAAGTTTACTTTGAATCTAGAAAATCACCTCCAACAGAATA is a window of Gallus gallus isolate bGalGal1 chromosome 8, bGalGal1.mat.broiler.GRCg7b, whole genome shotgun sequence DNA encoding:
- the LOC107053966 gene encoding uncharacterized protein LOC107053966 — protein: MAHGEVLAVGSHGASAAAEPQPSPAVPRGRRECRDEGRGTPGLASAGRREIVCLSVYAVSAVPGLAWGGGEGSGLCNGDCWRGAVSAPSRLPAAVAPPRRSASSGLKATGERAPLRGSEGAQCPAPVFSLRRLGLAAPVCARAARCAAVRPVALRGAAKLNFQHRGTCS